The Ornithinibacillus sp. 4-3 region TTAAGCTCTTAACGGAAGAGCAGCTTAAAGTACCATTGATTGGATTCAGCGGTGCGCCATTTACATTAGCTAGCTATATGATTGAAGGGGGACCTTCAAAAAATTATGGAAAAACAAAAGCATTTATGTACAGCCAACCAGATGCATGGTTCCTACTTATGGACAAACTAGCTGATATGGTAATTCCATATGTTAAGGCGCAAATTGATGCTGGAGTTTCGGCAGTACAAGTCTTTGATTCTTGGGTTGGTGCACTAAATAGCGCAGATTATCGAAATTTCATCAAGCCTGTAATGCATCGTATTTTTTCAGAGTTGAAGAAGGAAAATGTACCGTTAATTACATTTGGTATTCATGCACGTCATTTATTACCAGAGTGGAATGATCTACCTGTTGATGTTATTGGTTTAGATTGGCGTACATCTATCTCTGAGGCGCGTGAATTAGGAGTAACAAAAGTATTACAAGGAAATCTAGATCCGACTATTTTGTTGGCGGATTGGGAAACAATTGAAACACGTACAAAAGCTATCTTAGATGAAGGTATGAAGGATGGTAAGCATGTGTTTAATTTAGGGCATGGAGTTACTCCAGATATTAAACAAGATACTTTGAAACGATTAACAGAACTAGTTCATACGTATTCAAAAAGATAATGATTCATAATGAGTATAAAAAAGAACGGATACGAACATACGAAAGCATACTTCACCAGAAGAAAGCGACAGTAAACGTAATTCCGTTCTTCGGTGTGAAAACGAAAAACACAAAAATTGTATTAGCGTAACTGAGATAAAGAAAAGTAAGCTAGTTATCAAAGTCTGCTGAAAAAGTAATGACTTTAAAATAATCTTTAAAAATTAAAAAAGAGGTGTCAAGAAATTGAGCAGAAAAAAAGTGGGACTATTAGTTATGGCATATGGAACTCCATACAAGGAAGAGGATATTGAGCGTTACTATACCCATATTAGACATGGAAGAAAGCCTTCTGAAGAAGCGTTACAAGATTTAACAGAAAGATATCGTGCAATTGGTGGTATTTCACCATTAGCAGAAATCACAAAAGCTCAGGCAAATGGTTTGATGGACAAATTAAATGAAATACAAGATGAACTGGAATTTTCAGTGTACATCGGTCTAAAGCATATTGAGCCATTTATTGA contains the following coding sequences:
- the hemE gene encoding uroporphyrinogen decarboxylase, producing MSQKINDTIIRAYRGEKTEYTPAWYMRQAGRSQKEYLEIRRKHTLFDITHNPELCAYVTRLPVEQYNNDAAILYKDIMTPLPAIGMDVEMKPGIGPVIDKPIRTKADIERLGTINPVEDIPYVLETIKLLTEEQLKVPLIGFSGAPFTLASYMIEGGPSKNYGKTKAFMYSQPDAWFLLMDKLADMVIPYVKAQIDAGVSAVQVFDSWVGALNSADYRNFIKPVMHRIFSELKKENVPLITFGIHARHLLPEWNDLPVDVIGLDWRTSISEARELGVTKVLQGNLDPTILLADWETIETRTKAILDEGMKDGKHVFNLGHGVTPDIKQDTLKRLTELVHTYSKR